The following proteins come from a genomic window of Mariniflexile sp. TRM1-10:
- the lepA gene encoding translation elongation factor 4 codes for MKNIRNFCIIAHIDHGKSTLADRLLDFTGSVTEREKQNQLLDNMDLERERGITIKSHAIQMDYTYKGEQYILNLIDTPGHVDFSYEVSRSIAACEGALLIVDAAQSIQAQTISNLYLALENDLEIIPVLNKVDLPSANPEEVTDDIVDLLGCKPEDVIHASGKTGFGVDNILAAVIERIPAPKGDPNAPLQALIFDSVYNTFRGIETYFRVFNGEIKKGQKIKFVATANEYYADEVGTLKLTQVPKQSVKTGDVGYLITGIKTAKEVKVGDTITDFANPTTNIVEGFEDVKPMVFAGIYPVDTEDYEELRSSMEKLQLNDASLVFTPESSAALGFGFRCGFLGMLHMEIIQERLEREFDMTVITTVPNVSYHAFTNKNPNEAFIVNNPSDLPDPSTVNRVEEPYIKATIITKADFIGNVMSLCIEKRGIVTNQTYLTTERVELTFEMPLAEIVFDFYDRLKTVSKGYASFDYHPIGMKVSKLVRLDILLNAQPVDALSALIHADNAQNIGKKMCEKLKELIPRQQFDIPIQAAVGAKIISRETIKALRKDVTAKCYGGDISRKRKLLEKQKKGKKRMRQVGNVEIPQQAFMAVLKLND; via the coding sequence ATGAAGAACATTAGAAACTTTTGCATTATTGCACATATAGACCATGGTAAGAGCACACTTGCCGATCGCTTGTTGGATTTTACAGGCTCTGTAACCGAAAGGGAAAAGCAAAACCAGTTACTTGATAATATGGATTTGGAGCGCGAACGCGGTATTACCATCAAGTCGCACGCTATCCAAATGGATTATACCTATAAAGGTGAACAATACATTTTGAACCTTATAGATACGCCTGGTCACGTAGATTTCTCTTATGAAGTGTCCCGCTCTATAGCTGCTTGCGAAGGTGCTTTGCTTATTGTAGACGCGGCACAAAGTATACAGGCTCAAACCATTTCCAATTTATATTTGGCTTTAGAAAACGATTTGGAAATTATCCCAGTCCTTAATAAAGTCGATTTACCAAGTGCCAACCCAGAAGAGGTAACCGACGATATTGTAGATCTATTAGGATGCAAACCAGAAGACGTCATTCACGCCAGTGGTAAAACAGGTTTTGGTGTCGATAATATTTTAGCGGCCGTAATTGAACGTATTCCTGCACCAAAAGGCGACCCCAACGCACCACTACAAGCATTGATTTTTGATTCGGTTTACAACACATTTAGAGGCATCGAAACTTATTTTAGAGTCTTTAACGGTGAAATAAAAAAAGGACAAAAAATTAAATTCGTTGCTACAGCTAATGAATATTATGCAGATGAAGTAGGCACCTTAAAATTAACCCAGGTTCCCAAACAAAGTGTTAAAACTGGTGACGTTGGCTATTTAATTACTGGTATTAAAACCGCCAAAGAAGTTAAAGTAGGCGATACCATTACCGATTTTGCAAACCCTACAACCAATATTGTAGAAGGGTTTGAAGATGTAAAACCAATGGTTTTTGCTGGTATTTACCCTGTTGATACCGAAGATTACGAAGAACTTCGTAGCTCCATGGAGAAATTACAATTAAATGACGCGTCGTTAGTATTTACTCCAGAAAGTTCGGCAGCATTAGGTTTTGGTTTCCGCTGTGGATTCTTAGGCATGCTTCACATGGAAATTATTCAGGAACGTTTAGAGCGTGAGTTTGATATGACGGTGATAACAACAGTTCCCAACGTATCATATCACGCATTTACAAACAAAAACCCTAACGAGGCATTTATTGTAAATAACCCATCAGACTTACCAGACCCTTCAACCGTAAATCGTGTTGAAGAACCTTATATAAAAGCAACGATTATTACTAAAGCCGATTTTATTGGTAATGTCATGTCGTTGTGTATTGAAAAACGCGGTATTGTTACCAACCAAACATATTTAACTACAGAACGTGTTGAATTAACGTTTGAAATGCCTTTGGCTGAAATTGTATTCGATTTTTACGACCGATTAAAAACAGTTTCAAAAGGCTATGCTTCTTTTGATTACCATCCCATTGGGATGAAAGTTTCCAAATTAGTGCGTTTAGATATTTTATTAAACGCCCAACCTGTTGATGCGCTTTCTGCTTTAATACATGCCGATAATGCTCAAAATATTGGCAAAAAAATGTGTGAAAAGCTAAAAGAGTTAATTCCGCGTCAGCAATTTGACATACCTATTCAAGCCGCCGTTGGTGCTAAAATTATTTCAAGAGAAACTATTAAAGCATTGC
- a CDS encoding TonB-dependent receptor plug domain-containing protein yields the protein MTKQLLKCFLACILATTLLNAQEKKEIPDIEKIYIHTDRSFYTVGESLWYKAYLVYAYNNLLLDNSHILYVELVSPDSKIIARNKTQLDNGLGHGDFKLTDSVGVKNVGTYQIRAYTNYSRNFGDDFIFKKEIEVIDVFDKQTDTKETASKLKPKTAEVNTNEASQNTFNVQFFPEGGSLINDVQSVVAFKAVDNHGNPIKIEGKVFDSNEELVGMLYSSHEGMGKFQLKPQKGNQYNAKVSISDGNQIDVPLPKAHETGYLLSCKKVEERDIVTIKTNSETLAQQPNTPLTIVSTTRGISYFEGRQSVSSTIFSFELPKTNFPEGITQLTLYDASLRPQSERLVYIEKEQDLQVTVATDKKVYKPSEKVTVNISSKTKAGALASASFSLSCTDLNGLEDTKDYGTNISSYFLMESDIRGQVHNPSYYFDASNSNRLYHLDLLLLTQGWRDFLWKEVPKINDSLNYKPEKVFTIAGRVKQLFGNKPKANSNMTLALMGKTGINIFDTETDSLGMFKFDNLVFYGKANMFLNSKNDKGKGKGEIITFPFEPDPIPVAFKKQPTSFPLVTNAIKETILRKYVNYGIAPENILDEVEIIAKKKNTTQSLYGMPDFSYVVGDETPVFNDIYQLIQYNIPGVIVDGDTIRFMRFSGPAHIILDGFPLFDQSQLDFILPDNVEKIDAIKGPSAAIFGSEGANGIIAIYTKDPTANVRSKKEFHNISQHIEGFYDARVFYSPDPNKPSLEMQNTDAVRNTLYWNPYIHPDQTGTSQASYYNSEVETTVKVTLEGITATGIPVVKKVFYTIEK from the coding sequence ATGACAAAACAACTATTAAAGTGCTTTTTAGCATGTATTCTGGCAACTACTTTGTTAAATGCCCAAGAGAAAAAAGAAATTCCAGATATAGAAAAAATATATATTCATACGGATCGGTCTTTTTATACAGTAGGTGAGTCGTTATGGTATAAAGCCTATTTGGTTTATGCTTACAATAATTTGCTTTTAGATAATAGTCATATATTATATGTAGAATTGGTTTCGCCAGATTCAAAAATAATTGCAAGAAACAAAACACAGTTAGACAACGGATTGGGACATGGTGATTTTAAATTAACCGATTCTGTTGGTGTAAAAAATGTCGGAACTTATCAAATAAGAGCTTATACAAACTACAGCCGAAATTTTGGTGATGACTTTATTTTTAAAAAGGAGATTGAGGTTATTGATGTTTTTGATAAACAAACGGACACTAAAGAAACGGCAAGTAAGTTAAAACCTAAAACGGCGGAGGTAAATACCAATGAAGCTTCCCAAAACACCTTTAATGTGCAGTTTTTTCCTGAAGGAGGCTCGCTTATAAATGATGTTCAGAGCGTTGTCGCTTTTAAGGCGGTTGATAATCATGGAAACCCTATTAAAATTGAAGGTAAAGTTTTTGACTCCAATGAGGAACTTGTGGGAATGTTATATAGCAGTCATGAAGGTATGGGAAAATTTCAGCTTAAACCACAGAAAGGGAATCAATATAATGCTAAAGTTTCAATATCAGATGGTAATCAAATAGACGTCCCACTTCCTAAAGCACATGAAACCGGTTATTTACTAAGTTGTAAAAAAGTTGAGGAAAGAGATATCGTAACTATTAAAACGAATTCAGAAACCTTAGCGCAACAACCCAATACGCCACTTACAATCGTTAGCACCACACGAGGTATTAGTTATTTTGAAGGCAGGCAATCAGTATCCAGTACGATTTTTTCTTTTGAATTGCCCAAAACCAATTTTCCTGAAGGCATTACCCAATTAACATTATACGATGCCAGTTTAAGACCGCAAAGCGAACGCTTGGTTTATATTGAAAAAGAACAGGACCTGCAAGTAACCGTAGCAACTGATAAGAAGGTATATAAACCTTCGGAAAAGGTAACGGTTAATATCTCCTCAAAAACCAAAGCAGGGGCTCTAGCGTCCGCAAGCTTTTCATTAAGTTGCACAGATTTGAACGGCTTAGAGGATACCAAAGATTATGGCACAAATATCAGCTCTTATTTTTTAATGGAATCTGATATTAGAGGGCAGGTACACAACCCTAGCTATTATTTTGATGCAAGCAATTCCAATAGGTTATACCATCTCGATTTATTGCTTTTAACACAAGGGTGGAGAGATTTTTTATGGAAAGAAGTACCAAAAATTAATGATAGTCTTAATTATAAACCCGAAAAAGTGTTTACCATAGCAGGTAGGGTAAAGCAGCTTTTTGGAAATAAACCAAAAGCAAATAGTAACATGACTTTAGCCTTAATGGGTAAAACAGGGATAAATATATTTGATACAGAAACAGATTCTCTTGGAATGTTTAAGTTTGATAACCTGGTGTTTTATGGAAAGGCCAATATGTTTTTAAATTCGAAAAATGATAAAGGAAAAGGCAAAGGGGAGATTATAACATTTCCATTTGAGCCAGACCCAATACCGGTAGCGTTTAAAAAGCAACCAACCAGTTTTCCTTTAGTTACTAATGCCATTAAAGAGACTATTTTAAGGAAATATGTCAATTATGGTATTGCCCCAGAAAATATATTGGATGAGGTTGAAATCATTGCCAAGAAGAAAAACACTACCCAAAGTTTATACGGCATGCCCGATTTTAGCTATGTTGTAGGAGATGAAACCCCTGTTTTTAATGATATTTACCAACTTATTCAATACAACATCCCAGGTGTTATTGTTGATGGAGACACCATTCGTTTTATGAGGTTTAGTGGGCCTGCACACATTATATTGGACGGGTTTCCATTATTCGACCAGTCTCAATTAGATTTTATCTTGCCAGATAATGTTGAAAAAATAGATGCGATAAAAGGGCCAAGTGCAGCCATATTTGGTTCAGAAGGTGCCAATGGCATTATTGCCATTTACACAAAAGACCCTACGGCAAATGTGCGGTCTAAAAAAGAATTCCATAATATTAGCCAACATATAGAAGGATTTTATGATGCTCGGGTATTTTATTCGCCAGACCCCAACAAACCATCCTTAGAGATGCAGAACACAGACGCTGTACGCAACACATTGTATTGGAACCCCTATATACACCCAGACCAAACAGGCACCTCTCAAGCAAGCTATTACAATAGTGAGGTTGAAACTACTGTTAAAGTGACTTTAGAAGGCATTACCGCAACGGGTATTCCTGTGGTGAAGAAGGTGTTTTATACTATTGAAAAGTAA
- a CDS encoding radical SAM protein: MPTRKYTYYDFTLSLCPDCLKRVDAKIVFEDGNVYMLKRCNEHGHSKVLIADDIEYYKNIRNYNKPSETPYTFNTKTHYGCPYDCGLCPDHEQHSCLTVVEVTDRCNLTCPTCYAGSSPTYGRHRTLDEIKKMLDTIVKNEKEPDVVQISGGEPTIHPQFWEILDYAKSLPIRHLMLNTNGIKIAKDIAFAEKLKTYAPDFEIYLQFDSFDDRVLQELRGANLSDIRMKALEHLNAVNLSTTLVVTLQKGLNDNEIGQIIDFALQQKCVRGVTFQPTQIAGRLEHFNPETDRMTLTEVRRKILEQTSIFNPDDLLPVPCNPDALVMGYALKLGGDVFPLTRYINPNDLLDNSKNTIIYEQDSQLQEKMIELFSTGNSVEVAEENLKSIMCCLPNIDAPNLGYDNLFRIIIMQFIDAYNFDVRAIKKSCVHIVNKDNKIIPFETMNLFYRDDKKERLEELRKDL; this comes from the coding sequence ATGCCAACTAGAAAATATACCTATTACGATTTTACTTTAAGTTTGTGTCCAGACTGTTTAAAACGGGTTGACGCCAAAATTGTGTTTGAAGATGGCAATGTTTATATGTTAAAACGTTGTAACGAACATGGTCATAGCAAAGTATTAATTGCCGATGATATTGAGTACTACAAAAACATACGCAACTACAATAAACCCAGTGAAACGCCGTACACTTTCAATACAAAAACACATTACGGTTGCCCTTACGATTGCGGTTTGTGTCCAGACCACGAGCAACACAGTTGCCTAACCGTTGTAGAGGTTACCGATAGATGTAATCTAACTTGTCCAACCTGTTACGCAGGTTCCTCGCCCACTTATGGCCGCCACCGTACGTTAGATGAAATTAAAAAAATGCTCGATACCATTGTTAAGAACGAAAAAGAACCCGATGTGGTACAAATTTCGGGAGGCGAACCCACAATTCATCCACAGTTTTGGGAGATTTTAGATTATGCCAAATCACTTCCCATTCGCCATTTAATGTTGAATACCAACGGTATAAAAATTGCAAAGGATATCGCTTTCGCGGAAAAATTAAAAACCTACGCCCCCGATTTTGAAATCTATTTACAGTTTGATTCGTTTGATGATCGTGTTTTACAAGAATTACGAGGCGCCAATTTAAGTGACATCCGAATGAAAGCACTTGAACATTTGAATGCCGTAAACCTTTCAACAACTTTAGTGGTAACACTTCAAAAAGGCTTAAATGACAATGAAATAGGACAAATAATAGATTTTGCTTTACAACAAAAATGTGTAAGAGGCGTCACGTTTCAACCTACTCAAATTGCCGGAAGATTAGAACATTTTAATCCCGAAACCGATAGAATGACACTTACTGAAGTGCGTCGAAAAATATTAGAGCAAACCAGTATTTTCAATCCCGATGATTTACTGCCTGTACCTTGTAATCCTGACGCTTTAGTTATGGGGTATGCTTTAAAACTTGGAGGCGACGTTTTTCCGCTAACGCGTTATATCAACCCAAATGATTTGTTGGATAATAGCAAAAACACGATTATTTACGAGCAAGATTCGCAACTTCAAGAAAAAATGATTGAACTTTTCAGCACAGGAAATTCTGTTGAAGTTGCCGAAGAAAACCTAAAATCCATCATGTGTTGCTTACCAAATATTGATGCGCCCAATCTGGGTTATGATAATTTATTTCGTATTATTATCATGCAGTTTATTGATGCTTATAATTTTGACGTACGTGCCATTAAAAAATCGTGTGTACACATCGTCAATAAAGACAATAAAATAATCCCTTTTGAAACGATGAATTTATTTTATAGGGATGATAAAAAAGAACGATTAGAGGAACTTCGAAAAGATTTGTAA
- a CDS encoding prolipoprotein diacylglyceryl transferase, with product MKIPFEPLIFGYHINSHLVLEYLAFFVAYRYYVFLRKRHVDSITSMNRLSIILGAAIGALIGSRLVGFLENPMIEFSKENIIQLLNTKTIMGGLFGGLLGVELAKKIIGESKSSGDLFVFPIILGIFIGRIGCFLSGVNEFTYGNATYSIFGMDLGDGILRHPTSLYELVFLILLFFSLKYIKNNFSLENGEHFKYFMLLYFGFRFFIEFLKPNIFYVFGLSSIQILCIICWLYYYKFIFQKLKNAN from the coding sequence TTGAAGATTCCTTTTGAACCCTTAATTTTTGGTTATCATATTAATAGCCACTTAGTTTTAGAATACTTGGCTTTTTTTGTAGCCTATAGATATTATGTTTTTTTGAGAAAAAGACATGTGGATTCCATTACTTCAATGAATCGTCTTTCCATTATTCTTGGCGCTGCCATTGGTGCTTTAATTGGTTCTCGATTGGTTGGATTTTTAGAAAACCCAATGATTGAATTTTCAAAAGAAAACATCATCCAACTATTAAACACCAAAACCATTATGGGCGGTTTGTTTGGTGGATTACTTGGTGTGGAATTAGCTAAAAAGATTATTGGCGAGTCGAAATCTTCTGGCGATTTGTTTGTATTTCCTATTATTCTAGGCATTTTTATTGGTAGAATTGGCTGTTTCCTATCGGGTGTCAATGAGTTTACTTATGGTAATGCGACATATTCAATCTTCGGAATGGATTTAGGAGATGGTATATTGCGCCACCCAACGTCGCTTTACGAATTGGTGTTTTTGATACTGCTGTTTTTCAGCTTAAAATACATTAAAAATAATTTCAGCTTAGAAAATGGCGAACACTTCAAATATTTTATGCTGCTGTATTTCGGATTCCGTTTTTTTATAGAATTTTTAAAACCCAATATCTTTTATGTATTTGGTTTAAGTAGCATTCAAATATTATGCATAATTTGTTGGCTTTATTATTACAAATTCATCTTTCAAAAACTAAAAAATGCCAACTAG
- the dusB gene encoding tRNA dihydrouridine synthase DusB — translation MVKIDNKQLPDFPLLLAPMEDVSDPPFRALCKEQGADVVYTEFVSSEGLIRNAAKSVMKLDIYEKERPVGIQIFGANLESMLQTIDIVEKSQPDIIDINFGCPVKKVVSKGAGAGILKDVCLMEQLTKEMVKRTNIPITVKTRLGWDYDSIKILEVAERLQDVGCKAIAIHGRTRAQMYKGHADWKPIAEVKNNPRMHIPVFGNGDVDTPEKAMEMRDSYGLDGAMIGRASIGNPWFFKQVKHYFKTGEHLAPISIEERVEAARRHLQMAIDWKGETLGVFETRRHYTNYFKNIPHFKELRTKMVTSDRPEDVFAAFDEVLEQFANYQFTE, via the coding sequence GTGGTAAAAATAGACAACAAACAACTTCCCGATTTTCCATTGCTTCTTGCGCCTATGGAAGATGTGAGTGACCCACCATTTCGTGCCTTGTGCAAAGAACAAGGTGCAGATGTGGTGTACACCGAGTTTGTATCGAGTGAAGGCTTAATACGTAATGCTGCCAAAAGCGTTATGAAGTTGGATATCTATGAAAAGGAGCGACCGGTCGGCATTCAAATATTTGGAGCCAATTTAGAAAGCATGCTTCAAACCATTGATATTGTTGAAAAATCCCAACCAGATATCATCGATATCAACTTTGGTTGTCCCGTAAAAAAAGTAGTAAGCAAAGGCGCCGGCGCTGGCATTTTAAAAGATGTTTGCTTGATGGAACAGCTTACTAAAGAAATGGTAAAACGTACCAACATACCCATAACCGTAAAAACCCGTTTGGGTTGGGATTACGATTCCATAAAAATTCTTGAAGTAGCCGAAAGACTGCAAGATGTCGGCTGCAAAGCCATTGCCATACATGGGCGCACCCGTGCCCAAATGTACAAAGGTCATGCCGACTGGAAACCCATTGCCGAAGTAAAAAACAACCCACGCATGCACATTCCCGTGTTTGGAAATGGTGATGTTGACACCCCAGAAAAAGCTATGGAAATGCGTGATAGTTACGGACTTGATGGTGCCATGATAGGGCGTGCCAGCATTGGCAATCCGTGGTTTTTTAAACAAGTAAAGCACTATTTTAAAACAGGCGAACATTTAGCACCCATTTCCATTGAAGAGCGTGTTGAGGCAGCCCGTCGTCATTTGCAAATGGCTATCGATTGGAAAGGCGAAACCTTGGGCGTTTTTGAAACCCGTCGCCATTACACCAATTACTTTAAAAACATTCCACATTTTAAAGAATTAAGAACCAAAATGGTTACCAGTGACCGCCCTGAAGATGTGTTTGCGGCCTTTGATGAGGTATTGGAACAGTTTGCCAATTATCAATTTACAGAATAA